A genomic stretch from Gorilla gorilla gorilla isolate KB3781 chromosome 20, NHGRI_mGorGor1-v2.1_pri, whole genome shotgun sequence includes:
- the LOC101146516 gene encoding olfactory receptor 7A10-like gives MYLVTVLGNLLIILATISDSHLHTPMYFFLSNLSFADICFISTTIPKMLVNIQTQSRVITYAGCITQMCFFILFEALDSLLLTVMAYDQFVAICHPLHYMVIMSPWLCGLLVLASWIIMSPWLCGLLVLASWIISDLDSSLHSLMVLSLPFCTDFQIPYFVYELNQVIRLAGSDTFLNDMAMYFAVGLLGGVPLAGILYLYCKIVFSIRAISSAQGKYKAFSTCASHLSVVSLFYGRSLGVYFSSAPTQNSHSSAAASVMYSVVTPMLNPFICSLRNKDIKRAPNRFIRVVPFFRK, from the coding sequence ATGTACCTGGTCACTGTGCTTGGGAATCTGCTCATCATCCTGGCCACAATCTCAgactcccacctccacacccccatgtacttcttcctctccaaccTGTCCTTTGCAGACATCTGTTTCATCTCTACTACAATCCCAAAGATGCTCGTAAACATCCAGACACAGAGCAGAGTCATCACCTATGCAGGCTGTATCACCCAGATGTGCTTTTTTATACTCTTTGAAGCACTGGACAGCTTACTCCTGACCGTGATGGCCTATGACCAGTTTGTGGCCATCTGTCACCCCCTGCACTACATGGTCATCATGAGCCCCTGGCTCTGTGGACTGCTGGTTCTGGCATCCTGGATCATCATGAGCCCCTGGCTCTGTGGACTGCTGGTTCTGGCATCCTGGATTATCAGTGATCTGGATTCCTCATTACATAGCTTGATGGTGCTGTCACTGCCCTTCTGCACAGATTTCCAAATTCCATATTTTGTCTATGAACTCAATCAGGTCATCCGCCTTGCTGGTTCTGATACCTTTCTTAATGACATGGCAATGTATTTTGCAGTAGGGCTGCTGGGTGGAGTTCCCCTCGCTGGGATCCTGTACTTGTACTGTAAGATAGTTTTCTCCATACGTGCAATCTCATCAGCTCAGGGGAAGTACAAGGCATTTTCCACCTGTGCATCTCATCTCTCAGTTGTCTCCTTATTTTATGGTAGGAGCCTAGGAGTGTACTTTAGTTCTGCTCCTACCCAAAACTCTCACTCAAGTGCTGCAGCCTCAGTGATGTACAGTGTGGTCACTCCCATGCTGAACCCCTTCATCTGCAGTCTGAGGAATAAAGACATAAAGAGAGCTCCGAATCGATTCATCAGGGTAGTGCCATTCTTCAGGAAGTGA
- the OR7C2 gene encoding olfactory receptor 7C2, protein MERGNQTEVGNFLLLGFAEDSDMQLLLRGLFLSMYLVTVIGNLLIILTISSDSHLHTPMYFFLSNLSFADICFTSTTVPKMLVNIQTQSKITTFAGCLTQIFFFIAFGCLDNLLLTMMAYDRFVAICYPLHYTVIMNPRLCGLLVLGSWCISVMGSLLETLTILRLSFCTNMEIPHFFCDPSEVLKLACSDTFINNIVMYFVTIVLGVFPLCGILFSYSQIFSSVLRVSSARGQHKAFSTCGSHLSVVSLFYGTGLGVYLSSAVTPPSRTSLAASVMYTMVTPMLNPFIYSLRNRDMKGSLGRLLLRATSLKEGTIAKLS, encoded by the coding sequence ATGGAAAGAGGAAACCAAACAGAAGTTGGAAACTTTCTCCTCCTGGGATTCGCAGAGGACTCTGACATGCAGCTTCTCCTCCGTGGGCTGTTCCTCTCCATGTACCTGGTTACCGTCATCGGAAACCTGctcatcatcctcaccatcagCTCAgactcccacctccacacccccatgtacttcttcctctccaaccTGTCCTTTGCTGACATCTGTTTCACATCCACGACTGTCCCAAAGATGCTGGTGAATATCcaaacacaaagcaaaattacTACTTTTGCAGGCTGCCTCACTCAGatattttttttcattgcatttgGATGCCTGGACAATTTGCTCCTGACCATGATGGCCTATGACCGCTTCGTGGCCATCTGTTACCCCCTGCACTACACAGTCATCATGAACCCCCGGCTCTGTGGACTGCTGGTTTTGGGGTCCTGGTGCATCAGTGTCATGGGTTCCTTGCTTGAGACCTTGACCATTTTGAGGCTGTCCTTCTGCACAAATATGGAAATTCCGCACTTTTTTTGTGATCCTTCCGAAGTCCTGAAGCTGGCCTGTTCTGACACCTTCATCAATAACATCGTGATGTATTTTGTGACCATTGTCCTGGGTGTTTTTCCTCTCTGTGGAATCCTATTCTCTTATTCTCAGATTTTCTCCTCTGTCCTAAGAGTATCATCTGCCAGAGGCCAGCACAAAGCCTTTTCCACCTGTGGTTCCCACCTCTCAGTGGTCAGCTTGTTCTATGGCACTGGCCTTGGGGTCTATCTCAGTTCTGCGGTTACACCACCTTCTAGGACAAGTCTGGCAGCCTCGGTGATGTACACCATGGTCACCCCCATGCTGAACCCCTTCATCTACAGCCTGAGGAACAGGGACATGAAGGGGTCACTGGGGAGACTCCTCCTCAGGGCAACGTCTCTTAAAGAGGGGACCATTGCTAAGCTCTCATGA
- the LOC101146864 gene encoding olfactory receptor 7A17-like, which translates to MYLITVFGNLLIILVIILCSHLHTPTYFFLSNLSFVDICFASTRVPKMLVNIQAKSKVITYAGCITQMYFFIHFVGLDSFLLTVMAYDRFVAICHPLYYTVIMNPQLCGVLVLVSWIMIVSLFYRMSLGVYLSLAASHNSHSGAIASVMYTVVTPMLNPFIYSLRNKDIKRALKNSLGGKLEKGPLS; encoded by the exons ATGTACCTCATCACTGTATTTGGAAACTTGCTTATCATCCTGGTTATCATTTTATGctcccacctccacacccccaCGTACTTCTTTCTCTCCAACCTGTCCTTTGTAGACATCTGTTTTGCCTCCACCAGGGTCCCAAAGATGCTGGTGAATATTCAGGCAAAGAGCAAAGTCATCACCTATGCAGGCTGCATCACCCAGATGTACTTTTTCATACATTTTGTAGGATTGGACAGCTTCCTCCTGACTGTGATGGCCTATGACCGGTTTGTGGCCATCTGTCACCCCCTGTACTACACGGTCATCATGAACCCTCAACTCTGTGGAGTGCTGGTTCTGGTATCCTGGATCATGA TTGTCTCCTTGTTTTATCGTATGAGCCTAGGAGTGTACCTTAGCTTGGCTGCATCCCACAACTCACACTCAGGTGCAATAGCCTCAGTGATGTACACTGTGGTCACCCCCATGCTGAACCCCTTCATCTACAGCCTGAGGAATAAGGACATAAAGAGGGCTCTGAAGAATTCTTTGGGAGGGAAACTAGAAAAGGGCCCGTTGTCCTAG